In Halanaeroarchaeum sp. HSR-CO, one DNA window encodes the following:
- the rplX gene encoding 50S ribosomal protein L24 encodes MSRQPRKQRTRTERAPLHERQDQVRAHLSESLREQYDQRNVRVNAGDTVEVMRGDFAGEDGEVMEVDLKDGVVYVEDVTIESADGEEVPRAIEASNLRVTDLDLDDPVRESRLEGDTE; translated from the coding sequence ATGAGCAGACAACCACGCAAACAGCGCACCCGAACGGAACGCGCACCGCTGCACGAGCGACAGGACCAGGTGCGAGCGCACCTCTCCGAGTCGCTTCGCGAGCAGTATGACCAGCGCAACGTCCGCGTCAACGCGGGCGATACCGTCGAGGTCATGCGCGGCGACTTCGCCGGCGAAGACGGCGAAGTGATGGAGGTCGACCTCAAAGACGGCGTCGTCTACGTCGAAGACGTCACCATCGAATCGGCCGACGGCGAGGAGGTCCCGCGCGCCATCGAGGCGAGCAACCTCCGCGTCACCGACCTCGACCTCGACGACCCCGTCCGGGAATCGCGCCTCGAAGGTGATACCGAATGA
- a CDS encoding 50S ribosomal protein L14 — MEAIKADVTQGLEKGSLITCADNSGARELKIVSVSGYQGTKNRHPKAGLGDTVTVSVTKGTPEMRRQVLEAVVIRQRKPIRRPDGTRVKFEDNAAVLIDDMGEPRGTEIKGPISREVAERYGSIASTATMIV; from the coding sequence ATGGAAGCCATCAAGGCCGACGTCACGCAGGGACTCGAGAAGGGTTCGCTCATCACGTGTGCCGACAACAGCGGCGCCCGCGAACTCAAGATCGTCAGCGTGTCCGGCTATCAGGGCACGAAGAACCGTCACCCGAAGGCTGGCCTGGGCGACACCGTCACGGTGTCCGTCACGAAGGGCACGCCCGAGATGCGCCGACAGGTGCTGGAGGCCGTCGTCATCCGCCAGCGCAAACCGATTCGTCGGCCCGACGGAACCCGCGTGAAGTTCGAAGACAACGCCGCCGTCCTCATCGACGACATGGGAGAACCCCGCGGGACCGAGATCAAGGGTCCCATCTCCCGTGAAGTCGCAGAGCGGTACGGCAGCATCGCGAGCACCGCGACAATGATCGTATAG
- a CDS encoding 30S ribosomal protein S17, translating into MAIGLNVPEPDGTCSDDDCPFHGTLSVRGQVIEGAVASTAMEKTIVVEREYDVFVPKYDRYMKRRSRVPAHAPECFDIAEGDTVRIAETRPLSKTKSHVVVEIVDGGEA; encoded by the coding sequence ATGGCAATAGGATTGAACGTACCAGAGCCCGACGGCACCTGCTCTGACGACGACTGTCCGTTCCACGGGACCCTTTCCGTGCGTGGACAAGTCATCGAAGGAGCAGTTGCCTCGACGGCCATGGAGAAGACCATCGTCGTCGAGCGAGAGTACGATGTCTTCGTACCGAAGTACGACCGGTATATGAAACGCCGGTCACGCGTTCCGGCCCACGCGCCGGAGTGCTTCGACATCGCAGAAGGCGACACGGTCCGCATCGCAGAGACACGACCGCTCTCGAAGACGAAATCACACGTCGTCGTCGAGATTGTAGACGGAGGTGAGGCCTGA
- a CDS encoding ribonuclease P protein component 1 encodes MALTPETLPKHELVGLHVRVVESTDPNRVGVEGRVVGETMRTLRIREDSGVVQVPKAGTTFEFAITDEAAGTREGTGATAEPSDTTAGSDGDDVTYVTVDGSTLLSRPAYRTENGVTKQWQ; translated from the coding sequence ATGGCACTGACACCCGAGACACTCCCGAAACACGAACTCGTCGGCCTGCACGTGCGGGTCGTCGAGTCGACCGACCCCAACCGGGTCGGTGTCGAAGGCCGCGTGGTCGGCGAGACCATGCGGACCCTTCGGATTCGGGAGGACTCGGGGGTCGTGCAGGTTCCCAAGGCGGGGACCACGTTCGAATTCGCGATCACAGATGAAGCCGCCGGAACCCGTGAGGGTACCGGGGCTACGGCGGAACCGTCCGACACCACGGCTGGGTCGGACGGCGACGACGTGACCTACGTTACGGTGGATGGCAGTACGCTGCTCTCACGACCCGCCTACCGAACCGAAAACGGAGTTACCAAACAATGGCAATAG
- the rpmC gene encoding 50S ribosomal protein L29 produces the protein MILHPEELRDMTPAERQAELEEIETELLNDRAVKAAGGAPENPGRIGELRRTIARIKTIQTEEGDPAEAASGSPSDEEDESAATEEQQAETDE, from the coding sequence ATGATCCTCCACCCAGAGGAACTCCGCGATATGACGCCGGCCGAACGGCAGGCCGAACTCGAGGAGATCGAGACGGAACTACTGAACGACCGCGCCGTCAAGGCGGCCGGTGGCGCACCGGAGAACCCCGGACGGATCGGGGAGCTCCGCCGCACCATCGCCCGGATCAAGACGATTCAGACGGAGGAAGGCGACCCCGCGGAAGCGGCGTCGGGATCGCCGAGTGACGAGGAAGACGAGAGCGCGGCGACCGAAGAGCAGCAAGCGGAGACAGACGAATAA
- a CDS encoding 30S ribosomal protein S3, with translation MADELEFIEEGLQRSQIDEFFAEELARAGYGGMDVAHTPMGTQIVLKAEKPGMVIGKGGKNIRKITRQLEERFDLEDPQIDVQEVDEPDLNAQIVADRLANALERGWYFRKAGHTTIDRIMDAGALGAEIVLAGKVTGARSRVEKFNRGYIKHNGEPAEEIVDAGQGVAVMKLGTIGVNVKIIPPNAELPDDFRIEEDADISDLIVEEEGESVEELLEGEPDEEQTEAAAEDFEEVETPTGDPEELDEEVIEEEVVEDVEDELDELEDEVDDVEDDFEDVDEDAEAEAEELLEDADEEGEE, from the coding sequence ATGGCAGACGAACTCGAATTCATCGAAGAAGGGCTCCAGCGCTCACAGATCGACGAGTTCTTCGCTGAAGAACTCGCCCGCGCCGGCTACGGTGGCATGGACGTCGCCCACACCCCGATGGGAACCCAGATCGTCCTCAAGGCCGAGAAGCCCGGGATGGTCATCGGCAAGGGCGGGAAGAACATCCGCAAGATCACGCGCCAGCTCGAGGAACGATTCGACCTCGAGGATCCGCAGATCGACGTACAGGAGGTCGACGAACCCGACCTGAACGCACAGATCGTCGCGGACCGCCTCGCGAACGCGCTCGAGCGCGGCTGGTACTTCCGGAAGGCCGGACACACGACCATCGACCGGATCATGGACGCCGGCGCACTTGGCGCCGAGATCGTCCTGGCCGGCAAGGTTACCGGTGCCCGCTCGCGGGTCGAGAAGTTCAACCGCGGGTACATCAAGCACAACGGTGAACCCGCCGAGGAGATCGTCGACGCCGGACAGGGCGTCGCGGTGATGAAACTGGGCACCATCGGTGTCAACGTCAAGATCATCCCACCGAACGCCGAGCTCCCCGACGACTTCCGTATCGAGGAGGACGCCGACATCTCCGACCTCATCGTCGAAGAGGAAGGCGAATCCGTCGAGGAACTCCTCGAAGGGGAACCGGACGAAGAACAGACCGAAGCGGCCGCCGAGGACTTCGAGGAGGTCGAGACGCCGACGGGTGACCCCGAGGAACTCGACGAGGAAGTCATCGAGGAGGAGGTCGTCGAGGACGTGGAGGACGAACTCGACGAACTCGAAGACGAAGTGGATGACGTCGAAGACGACTTCGAAGACGTCGACGAGGACGCCGAGGCGGAAGCCGAGGAACTCCTCGAGGACGCCGACGAGGAGGGTGAGGAATGA
- a CDS encoding 50S ribosomal protein L22: protein MGINYSIDVDPESTAKAMVRERPMSLKHSKAIAREIKGSTVADAKAYLDAVIAGDRSVPFRQHNSGVGHRSDIDGWDAGRYPEKASEEFLSLLENVSNNAAQQGFDADEMEIIHVAPHKVGERQGRKPRAFGRASQWNTPEVDVELVVAEPGEAEEGDT from the coding sequence ATGGGAATCAACTACAGCATCGACGTCGACCCCGAATCCACCGCGAAAGCAATGGTTCGGGAGCGGCCCATGAGCTTGAAGCACAGCAAGGCAATCGCCCGCGAGATCAAGGGCTCGACGGTCGCCGACGCGAAGGCGTACCTCGACGCCGTCATCGCCGGCGATCGCTCGGTCCCGTTCCGCCAGCACAACAGCGGTGTCGGACACCGTTCCGACATCGACGGCTGGGACGCCGGACGCTATCCGGAGAAGGCCAGCGAGGAGTTCCTCTCCCTCCTGGAGAACGTCTCGAACAACGCAGCACAGCAGGGATTCGACGCCGACGAGATGGAGATCATTCACGTCGCCCCTCACAAGGTCGGCGAACGCCAGGGCCGCAAGCCTCGGGCGTTCGGTCGTGCCTCCCAGTGGAACACCCCCGAGGTGGACGTCGAACTCGTCGTCGCCGAACCCGGCGAAGCGGAGGAGGGTGATACATAA
- a CDS encoding 30S ribosomal protein S19, whose translation MSDSEYRTGREGEFTYRGHDLEELQAMSLEEVAELLPARQRRTITRGLGPEYEKLLEEARDSEPEETANDPIRTHLRDMPIIPEFVGLTFAVYSGQEFERVEVEPEMIGHYLGEFQLTRNSVEHGQAGIGATRSSKFVPLK comes from the coding sequence ATGAGCGATTCGGAATACCGAACCGGCCGCGAGGGTGAGTTCACCTATCGCGGACACGACCTCGAGGAGTTGCAGGCGATGAGTCTCGAGGAGGTCGCGGAACTGCTCCCCGCACGACAGCGGCGAACCATCACTCGAGGCCTCGGCCCCGAGTACGAGAAACTGCTCGAGGAGGCGCGTGATTCCGAGCCCGAGGAGACGGCCAACGATCCGATCCGGACCCACCTCCGGGACATGCCGATCATCCCGGAGTTCGTGGGACTGACGTTTGCCGTCTACTCCGGTCAGGAGTTCGAACGCGTCGAGGTCGAGCCCGAGATGATCGGGCACTACCTCGGCGAGTTCCAGTTGACGCGTAACTCGGTCGAACACGGCCAGGCGGGTATCGGTGCGACCCGCTCCTCGAAGTTCGTGCCACTCAAGTAA